A region of the Pelecanus crispus isolate bPelCri1 chromosome 1, bPelCri1.pri, whole genome shotgun sequence genome:
TTTGATGCTGAACGTGATGGCCCTATGGATATTCATCCGATACCTGCGCCTGAAGTCTGTAGTGATGATCTACATGTTCAACCTGGCTGTGAGTGACCTCACCTTCACACTCTCTCTGCCACTGCGACTCTACTACTATTCCAAGAACAACTGGCCCTTTGGTAACACCCTGTGCCAGGTCTCTGGCTCTGTCTTCCAGATCAACATGTATGGTAGCTGCCTCTTCCTCATGTGCATCAACCTGGATCGCTATGTTGCTATTGTCCATCCACTTCGCTGGCGGCATCTGCGGCGCCCCAAGGTGGCCAAGCTCCTTTGCCTGGTCGTCTGGGTGGTGATCTTCATGGGCTCCATCCCTACTGCCATAGTCCACAAGCAAAACCACTGTAGGGCACATAACCAGACCACTTATCTGTGCTTTGAAAGGTTTAGTGACAACATGTGGCAGAATAACCTCTTCCCCCTAGTTGTCCTGGCTGAAATCTTGGGGTTTCTCCTGCCTCTCAGCTCTGTGACATACTGCTCAATTCGGATCTTTCAGGAGCTCTGCCAGGACAGCCAGACAAAGACCCTGCGACAGCAGAAGACCGTCCGTCTCCTCTTGGTCAATCTGGTCATCTTCATCATCTGCTTTGTGCCTTACAACACTACCCTGGCAGTTTATGGGATGATAAAGGCCCAGGTGATGAAGGTTGAG
Encoded here:
- the LPAR5 gene encoding lysophosphatidic acid receptor 5 — translated: MSTSNVSQTCKNYGSDHLLLLSGYILIFITGLMLNVMALWIFIRYLRLKSVVMIYMFNLAVSDLTFTLSLPLRLYYYSKNNWPFGNTLCQVSGSVFQINMYGSCLFLMCINLDRYVAIVHPLRWRHLRRPKVAKLLCLVVWVVIFMGSIPTAIVHKQNHCRAHNQTTYLCFERFSDNMWQNNLFPLVVLAEILGFLLPLSSVTYCSIRIFQELCQDSQTKTLRQQKTVRLLLVNLVIFIICFVPYNTTLAVYGMIKAQVMKVEQGTQDSVRQVLIMTMLLASMNCTLDPLIYYFSTEGFRNTFKKLRRGQAWDSDTGMLKNQVVENKSTRDHGVSKVKQFPAENFIRPNESLPSLPTAVFLNGPIEDSEI